From Sphingomonas hengshuiensis, one genomic window encodes:
- a CDS encoding acyl-CoA dehydrogenase, whose amino-acid sequence MQKFDWADPFLIEDQLDDDERMIRDSARAYAEDKLAPRIIDAFANETTDPEIFREMGALGLLGPTIPEEYGGVGTSYVAYGLIAREVERIDSGYRSMMSVQSSLVMYPIHAFGSEAQKRRYLPKLASGEWIGCFGLTEPDAGSDPGGMRTRATKIDGGYRLHGAKTWISNSPIADVFVIWAKSDAHGGAIRGFVLEKGAKGLEAPKIEGKLSLRASITGMILLDEVEVGEDALLPDVEGLKGPFSCLNRARYGISWGALGAAEFCFHAARQYGLDRHQFGRPLAATQLFQKKLADMETDIALGLQASLRVGRLMDAGKFAPEMISIVKRNNVGKALDIARMARDMHGGNGISGEYQVMRHAMNLETVNTYEGAHDVHALILGRAITGIAAF is encoded by the coding sequence TTGCAGAAATTCGACTGGGCCGACCCGTTCCTGATCGAGGACCAGCTCGACGACGATGAGCGGATGATCCGCGACAGCGCCCGCGCCTATGCCGAGGACAAGCTGGCGCCGCGCATCATCGACGCCTTCGCCAACGAGACGACCGATCCCGAGATCTTCCGCGAAATGGGTGCGCTGGGGCTGCTCGGCCCCACGATCCCGGAGGAATATGGCGGCGTCGGCACCTCCTATGTCGCCTATGGCCTGATCGCGCGCGAAGTCGAGCGCATCGACTCGGGCTATCGCTCGATGATGAGCGTCCAGTCGAGCCTGGTCATGTACCCGATCCATGCATTCGGGTCCGAAGCGCAGAAGCGCCGTTATCTGCCCAAGCTGGCGAGCGGCGAGTGGATCGGCTGTTTCGGGCTGACCGAGCCCGATGCCGGTTCCGATCCCGGCGGGATGCGCACCCGCGCGACCAAGATCGACGGCGGCTATCGGCTCCACGGCGCCAAGACCTGGATTTCCAATTCGCCGATCGCCGACGTGTTCGTGATCTGGGCGAAGTCGGACGCGCATGGCGGCGCGATCCGCGGCTTCGTGCTCGAAAAGGGTGCGAAGGGGCTGGAGGCGCCCAAGATCGAGGGCAAGCTGTCGCTGCGTGCGTCGATCACCGGCATGATCCTGCTCGACGAAGTCGAAGTCGGCGAGGATGCGCTGCTGCCCGATGTCGAGGGGCTGAAGGGCCCATTCTCGTGCCTCAACCGTGCGCGCTACGGGATCAGCTGGGGGGCGCTGGGCGCCGCCGAATTCTGTTTCCATGCCGCGCGCCAATATGGGCTCGATCGCCACCAATTCGGTCGTCCGCTTGCCGCGACCCAGCTTTTCCAGAAGAAGCTGGCCGACATGGAGACCGACATCGCGCTGGGGCTACAGGCGTCGCTGCGCGTCGGGCGGCTGATGGATGCGGGCAAGTTCGCGCCCGAGATGATCTCGATCGTCAAGCGCAACAATGTCGGCAAGGCACTCGATATCGCGCGGATGGCGCGCGACATGCACGGCGGCAACGGCATTTCGGGCGAATATCAGGTCATGCGCCACGCGATGAACCTCGAGACCGTCAACACCTATGAGGGCGCGCACGACGTCCATGCGCTGATCCTGGGGCGTGCGATCACGGGCATCGCCGCCTTCTGA
- a CDS encoding acyl-CoA dehydrogenase family protein, which yields MADRSFLDWPFLDDGHRRLADELDAWCAATLAPAHGGDVDAECRALVRSLGDAGWLRYCVPAAYGGIHETLDIRSLALIRETLARHSGLADFAFAMQGLGSGTITLLGTEAQKRAYLPAVARGEKIAAFALTEPASGSDVASMETIAERTANGYRVNGAKTYISNGGIADYYVLFARTGEAPGSRGISAFVVDADTPGLAVTERLEVIAPHPLATLAFTDMALPETALLGEAGRGFAAAMATLDIFRTTVGAAALGFARRALDEATARVRVRRLGNGTLADNPITQSKLAEMVLDIDTSALLIYRAGWLRDVRGVRNTREAALAKLHATDSAQSVIDKAVQMFGGLGVTVGVPVEALYREVRALRIYEGASEVQKVVIARQHLADSAA from the coding sequence ATGGCCGACCGCAGCTTCCTCGACTGGCCGTTCCTAGATGATGGCCACCGCCGGCTGGCGGACGAACTCGACGCGTGGTGCGCCGCGACCCTCGCCCCTGCGCATGGCGGCGATGTCGATGCCGAGTGCCGCGCGCTGGTCCGCAGCCTGGGCGATGCCGGATGGCTGCGTTACTGCGTGCCGGCAGCCTATGGCGGCATCCATGAGACGCTCGACATCCGCTCGCTGGCGCTGATCCGCGAGACGCTGGCGCGGCATTCGGGGCTCGCCGACTTCGCCTTTGCGATGCAGGGACTGGGCTCGGGGACGATCACGCTGCTCGGCACCGAGGCGCAGAAGCGGGCCTATCTCCCCGCCGTCGCGCGCGGCGAAAAGATTGCCGCGTTTGCGCTGACCGAGCCCGCCTCGGGATCGGACGTGGCATCGATGGAGACCATCGCCGAGCGGACCGCCAATGGCTACCGCGTCAACGGCGCCAAGACCTATATCTCCAATGGCGGGATCGCCGATTATTATGTGCTGTTCGCCCGCACCGGCGAGGCGCCCGGCTCGCGCGGGATTTCGGCGTTCGTCGTGGACGCCGACACCCCCGGGCTGGCGGTAACCGAACGGCTGGAGGTGATCGCGCCGCACCCGCTGGCGACGCTGGCGTTCACCGACATGGCGCTGCCCGAGACCGCGCTGCTGGGCGAGGCCGGGCGGGGATTTGCCGCGGCGATGGCGACGCTCGACATCTTCCGCACGACCGTGGGCGCCGCTGCGCTCGGCTTTGCCCGCCGCGCGCTGGACGAGGCGACCGCGCGGGTGCGGGTACGCCGGCTCGGCAACGGCACGCTGGCCGACAATCCGATCACCCAGTCGAAGCTGGCCGAGATGGTGCTCGACATCGATACCTCGGCGCTGCTGATTTACCGCGCCGGGTGGCTGCGCGACGTGCGGGGCGTGCGCAACACGCGCGAGGCCGCGCTCGCCAAGCTCCACGCCACCGACAGCGCGCAAAGCGTGATCGACAAGGCGGTGCAGATGTTCGGCGGGCTCGGCGTCACGGTGGGCGTGCCGGTCGAGGCGCTGTACCGCGAGGTCCGCGCGCTACGCATCTATGAAGGCGCGTCCGAGGTGCAGAAGGTCGTGATCGCGCGCCAGCATCTGGCCGACAGCGCCGCCTGA
- a CDS encoding SDR family NAD(P)-dependent oxidoreductase, which yields MRLQGVHALVTGGGSGIGAAIARALAAEGAALTLVGRRRDALEAVAATLPGACVAPADITDCAAVDAAFAEARAAHGPIGILVNNAGAATSAPFAKVTAEAWRATMAVNVDALFHCCQSALPDLLDAPAGRIVTIASTAGVRGYAYTAPYVASKHAAIGLTRALALELAGSRVTVNAVCPGFTDTDIVSATIATIRSKTGRSEAEALAELTRFNPQKRLIEPAEVAEAALWLSLPSAKSITGQAILVAGGEVM from the coding sequence ATGCGGCTTCAGGGCGTGCATGCGCTGGTCACCGGCGGCGGCTCGGGGATCGGGGCGGCGATCGCGCGCGCGCTGGCGGCGGAGGGCGCGGCGCTGACGCTGGTCGGGCGGCGTCGCGACGCGTTGGAAGCGGTGGCGGCGACCTTGCCCGGCGCGTGTGTCGCGCCTGCCGACATTACCGATTGCGCGGCGGTCGACGCCGCTTTCGCCGAGGCGCGGGCCGCGCATGGCCCGATCGGTATCCTCGTTAACAACGCCGGTGCCGCGACCAGTGCCCCCTTTGCCAAAGTCACCGCAGAGGCATGGCGCGCGACGATGGCAGTGAATGTCGATGCGCTGTTCCATTGCTGCCAGTCCGCTTTGCCCGACTTGCTCGACGCACCGGCAGGCCGGATCGTCACCATCGCCTCGACCGCCGGCGTCCGCGGCTATGCCTATACCGCGCCCTATGTCGCGTCGAAGCACGCCGCAATCGGGCTTACCCGCGCGCTCGCGCTCGAACTGGCGGGGAGCCGGGTGACCGTCAACGCCGTGTGCCCGGGCTTCACCGACACCGACATCGTCTCGGCAACGATCGCCACGATCCGCAGCAAGACCGGACGCAGCGAAGCCGAGGCGCTGGCCGAGCTGACGCGATTCAATCCGCAGAAGCGGCTGATCGAACCCGCCGAAGTCGCCGAGGCGGCATTGTGGCTCAGCCTGCCCTCGGCCAAGTCGATCACCGGCCAGGCGATCCTCGTCGCCGGCGGAGAAGTGATGTGA
- a CDS encoding acyl-CoA thioesterase: MFSVTYPLRFAHCDPAGIAYYPRYFELCDAAIEDWSAEILGCSRRTMHLELGMGLPTVDLHASFAAPSRLGDLLDIRVAVTRVGRSSVDLALDISSGGEPRFHVRYTQVLTDLARQKSVPWPPALLLCLNRECP, from the coding sequence ATGTTCAGCGTCACCTACCCCTTGCGCTTCGCCCACTGCGATCCGGCAGGCATCGCCTATTATCCCCGCTATTTCGAGCTGTGCGACGCCGCGATCGAGGATTGGTCCGCCGAGATACTCGGGTGCAGCCGCCGGACGATGCACCTCGAACTGGGCATGGGGCTGCCCACGGTCGACCTGCACGCCAGCTTCGCGGCGCCCAGCCGCCTGGGCGACCTGCTCGACATCCGCGTCGCCGTGACGCGCGTGGGGCGCAGTTCGGTCGACCTCGCGCTCGACATCAGCTCGGGCGGCGAGCCGCGGTTCCACGTCCGCTACACCCAGGTCCTGACCGATCTCGCGCGGCAGAAATCGGTGCCCTGGCCCCCCGCCCTGCTATTATGCCTGAACAGAGAGTGCCCATGA
- a CDS encoding DUF885 family protein — protein MKTKTRLQFAAALVVAPLLSLGAAPLPVHAQAAPSGYDALVALYDEFRAFVAPPVVKGVTDYSPAAMARHYAGLKRLQARLAAIDDSAWPIAQRVDYRVVRAEMHGLEFQHRVVEPWKRDPAFYSTTNLGFGPKMEGAIALPKLPIAPAKAKTLAAQLNAVPEVLRQARANLTDARGDLARLAIQQKQVEVNVYGELAAQADTLQPALAAPARRAQAAAADFRTWLEGIEATLPAHGGVGRENYAWYLRNVLLLAYTPEEIETIGEREYERQVAFLKIEEHRNRAIPMIDPVQTRAQFDAKRKAEDEDLLRFLRDGDWMTIPDYVQHDPEEGPYVFPFEKDPSKPGLFDPPQHLHFFFQAEFRDGRPLRAHNLPGHAFDGLQAARDTRPIRGGKRLFFVNGLRNEGWSFYLEEFILQAGLLEDRPKTREIDYILGAKRAARILPELKMQANEWTWKQANASLVARTPKWMQPGDAVAQFDIELYLRQPGYGIGYYMGKVELEKLLAEVAMQEGDTFDIKRFHDRFRAAGSIPISLIRWEMTGRDDEIRRMDGRP, from the coding sequence ATGAAGACGAAGACCAGGCTCCAATTCGCCGCGGCGCTCGTCGTCGCGCCGTTGCTTTCCCTTGGCGCGGCGCCGCTGCCCGTCCATGCGCAGGCCGCCCCGTCGGGCTATGACGCGCTCGTCGCGCTCTATGACGAGTTCCGCGCCTTCGTCGCGCCGCCGGTCGTCAAGGGCGTGACCGATTATTCGCCGGCAGCGATGGCGCGGCATTATGCGGGGCTGAAGCGGCTACAGGCGCGGCTCGCCGCGATCGACGACAGCGCGTGGCCGATCGCACAGCGCGTCGATTACCGGGTGGTGCGGGCCGAGATGCACGGGCTCGAATTCCAGCACCGCGTCGTCGAGCCATGGAAGCGCGATCCCGCATTCTACAGCACCACCAATCTGGGGTTCGGGCCCAAGATGGAAGGCGCGATTGCGCTCCCGAAACTGCCGATCGCGCCTGCCAAGGCGAAGACGCTGGCGGCGCAGCTGAATGCGGTGCCCGAAGTGCTGCGTCAGGCGCGGGCGAACCTGACCGACGCGCGCGGCGACCTTGCCCGGCTCGCGATCCAGCAGAAGCAGGTCGAAGTGAATGTCTATGGCGAGCTGGCAGCGCAGGCGGACACGCTCCAGCCCGCACTCGCCGCACCCGCCCGGCGCGCGCAGGCGGCGGCGGCGGATTTCAGGACATGGCTGGAGGGGATCGAGGCGACGCTCCCGGCGCATGGCGGCGTCGGCAGGGAGAATTACGCCTGGTATCTCCGCAACGTCCTGCTCCTCGCTTACACGCCCGAGGAGATCGAGACGATCGGCGAGCGCGAATATGAGCGCCAGGTCGCGTTCCTCAAGATCGAGGAGCATCGCAACCGCGCGATCCCGATGATCGATCCGGTCCAGACCCGCGCCCAGTTCGACGCCAAGCGCAAGGCGGAGGACGAGGACCTGCTCCGCTTCCTGCGCGACGGCGACTGGATGACGATCCCCGATTATGTGCAGCACGACCCCGAAGAGGGGCCCTATGTCTTCCCGTTCGAGAAGGACCCGTCCAAGCCCGGCCTGTTCGATCCGCCGCAGCATCTCCATTTCTTCTTCCAGGCCGAGTTCCGCGACGGGCGCCCGTTGCGCGCGCACAATTTGCCCGGGCATGCCTTTGACGGGCTCCAGGCCGCGCGCGACACGCGGCCAATCCGCGGCGGAAAGCGCCTGTTCTTCGTCAACGGGCTGCGCAACGAAGGCTGGTCCTTCTATCTCGAGGAGTTCATCCTCCAGGCGGGGCTGCTCGAGGATCGGCCCAAGACGCGCGAGATCGACTATATCCTCGGCGCCAAGCGCGCCGCGCGCATCCTGCCCGAGCTGAAGATGCAGGCGAACGAATGGACCTGGAAACAGGCCAATGCCTCGCTGGTCGCGCGCACGCCGAAATGGATGCAGCCCGGCGACGCGGTCGCGCAGTTCGATATCGAGCTCTACCTGCGCCAGCCCGGCTATGGCATCGGCTATTATATGGGCAAGGTCGAGCTGGAGAAGCTGCTGGCCGAGGTCGCGATGCAGGAAGGCGACACCTTCGACATCAAGCGCTTCCACGATCGCTTCCGCGCCGCCGGGTCGATCCCGATCTCGCTGATCCGGTGGGAGATGACGGGCAGGGACGACGAGATCCGCCGGATGGACGGCAGGCCCTAA
- a CDS encoding pyridoxal phosphate-dependent aminotransferase produces MKWPAQRLAAGSKKSFGMYDEASKLDAQGVDLIHLEFGRPHADTPVHIKEATKAALDAGIVHYGDFRGTLSFRQALVDKLRTFNKLDYGVDEVLVTNGLTHASFAAFMAAIDPGDEVLLLDPYYPQHIGKTELAGGKVVIAQLDKAKGFAISRDAIAAKITDRTRMIVLVNPANPTGRVYSRAELQIVADLAVEHDLLVLSDEVYEYITYGQAEHLSIAALPGMRARTITCFAFTKAYSMDGWRIGYLTADAALMPAILRIAMTDVTHVNVFIQEGARAAVTGPQDAMLAMVEADRRKRDIVVQALNQMPGVTCAEPEGTIYAFPDISGTGRGSQELAMEILQKAHVVVESGSFYGPAGEGHLRVCFGSESEARVTEAMERLTRFFNAL; encoded by the coding sequence ATGAAATGGCCGGCACAGCGCCTCGCGGCGGGGTCGAAAAAGAGCTTCGGCATGTATGACGAGGCATCGAAGCTCGATGCGCAGGGCGTGGACCTGATCCACCTCGAATTCGGGCGCCCGCACGCCGACACGCCCGTGCATATCAAGGAAGCGACCAAGGCCGCGCTCGACGCCGGCATCGTCCATTATGGCGATTTCCGCGGCACCTTGTCGTTCCGCCAGGCGCTGGTCGACAAGCTGCGCACCTTCAACAAGCTCGATTACGGCGTCGACGAAGTGCTGGTGACCAACGGGCTTACCCATGCGTCGTTCGCCGCGTTCATGGCGGCGATCGATCCGGGCGACGAAGTCCTGCTGCTCGACCCCTATTACCCCCAGCATATCGGCAAGACCGAGCTGGCCGGCGGCAAGGTGGTGATCGCGCAGCTCGACAAGGCCAAAGGCTTCGCGATCTCGCGCGATGCGATCGCCGCGAAGATCACCGATCGCACGCGGATGATCGTGCTGGTCAATCCCGCCAATCCCACCGGCCGCGTGTATAGCCGCGCGGAACTCCAGATCGTCGCCGATCTCGCGGTCGAGCACGACCTGCTCGTGCTGTCGGACGAGGTGTACGAGTATATCACCTATGGCCAGGCGGAGCATCTGAGCATCGCGGCGCTGCCGGGGATGCGCGCGCGGACGATCACCTGCTTCGCCTTTACCAAGGCCTATTCGATGGACGGCTGGCGGATCGGCTATCTCACTGCCGACGCGGCGCTGATGCCCGCGATCCTGCGCATCGCGATGACCGACGTGACGCATGTCAACGTCTTCATCCAGGAGGGCGCGCGCGCCGCGGTCACCGGGCCGCAGGATGCGATGCTGGCGATGGTCGAGGCCGATCGCCGCAAGCGCGACATCGTCGTCCAGGCGCTGAACCAGATGCCGGGGGTCACCTGTGCCGAGCCGGAGGGGACGATCTATGCCTTTCCCGACATCAGCGGCACCGGGCGCGGGTCGCAGGAGCTGGCGATGGAGATCCTGCAAAAGGCGCATGTCGTCGTCGAGTCCGGCAGCTTCTACGGACCGGCGGGCGAGGGGCATTTGCGCGTGTGCTTCGGCTCGGAATCCGAAGCGCGGGTGACCGAGGCGATGGAGCGGCTGACGCGGTTCTTCAACGCATTGTAA
- a CDS encoding MarR family winged helix-turn-helix transcriptional regulator, translating into MSSETMIREKHDGALDDRTSVRLWLRLLTCTTVIEKRLKRRFADQYGITLPRFDVMAALDRHPEGMTMGQLSQALLVSSGNVTGVVQALLREGYVSMAASPTDGRASIARLTEAGRDCFTGLAESHHEWIEAMLAGVPREERVAMYDLLGVLKTSLAADTGEEQP; encoded by the coding sequence GTGAGCAGTGAGACGATGATCCGCGAAAAGCATGACGGCGCACTCGACGACCGGACCAGCGTCCGGCTGTGGCTGCGGCTGCTGACCTGCACCACCGTCATCGAGAAGCGGCTCAAGCGGCGCTTTGCCGATCAATATGGCATCACCCTGCCCCGGTTCGACGTGATGGCGGCGCTGGATCGCCACCCCGAGGGGATGACGATGGGCCAGCTGTCACAGGCGCTGCTGGTGTCGAGCGGCAATGTCACCGGGGTCGTGCAGGCGCTGCTGCGCGAGGGCTATGTCAGCATGGCGGCGTCCCCCACCGATGGCCGCGCGTCGATCGCGCGGCTGACCGAGGCGGGGCGTGACTGCTTCACCGGGCTCGCCGAATCGCACCATGAATGGATCGAGGCGATGCTGGCGGGCGTCCCGCGCGAGGAGCGCGTGGCGATGTACGACCTGCTCGGCGTGCTCAAGACCTCGCTCGCCGCCGATACCGGAGAGGAACAGCCATGA
- a CDS encoding enoyl-CoA hydratase family protein, which translates to MNPEHFAPVHFGWHFADGVATVTLNRPERKNPLTFESYAELRDAFRALVYTPAVKAVVVTGAGGNFSSGGDVHEIIGPLTRMAMPELLAFTRMTGDLVKAMRACPQPIVAAIDGICVGAGAILAMASDLRLATPSAKTAFLFTRVGLAGCDMGACAILPRIIGQGRAAELLYTGRMMTADEGERWGFHNRLVAADALVEDALALARSLAAGPTFAHGITKTQLNTEWAVGIETAIEMEAQAQAICMATNDFRRAFEAFADKRTPVFEGD; encoded by the coding sequence ATGAACCCCGAGCATTTCGCGCCCGTCCATTTCGGCTGGCATTTCGCTGACGGCGTCGCCACCGTCACGCTCAACCGGCCCGAGCGCAAGAACCCGCTCACCTTCGAAAGCTATGCCGAACTGCGCGATGCGTTCCGCGCGCTGGTCTACACGCCCGCGGTCAAGGCGGTGGTCGTCACTGGCGCGGGGGGCAATTTCTCGTCGGGCGGCGACGTGCATGAGATCATCGGCCCGCTGACGCGGATGGCGATGCCCGAACTGCTCGCCTTCACGCGGATGACCGGCGACCTGGTCAAGGCGATGCGCGCCTGTCCGCAGCCGATCGTCGCGGCGATCGACGGCATCTGCGTCGGCGCCGGGGCGATATTGGCAATGGCGTCCGACCTGCGCCTCGCGACCCCCTCGGCAAAGACTGCCTTCCTGTTCACCCGCGTCGGGCTGGCCGGGTGCGACATGGGCGCGTGCGCGATCCTGCCGCGGATCATCGGCCAGGGGCGCGCGGCGGAGTTGCTTTACACGGGCCGGATGATGACCGCCGACGAAGGCGAGCGCTGGGGTTTCCACAACCGGCTGGTCGCCGCCGACGCGTTGGTCGAGGACGCGCTGGCGCTCGCCCGATCGCTCGCCGCAGGCCCGACCTTCGCGCACGGCATCACCAAGACCCAGCTCAACACCGAATGGGCGGTCGGTATCGAAACCGCGATCGAAATGGAGGCGCAGGCGCAGGCGATCTGCATGGCGACCAACGATTTCCGCCGCGCGTTCGAGGCGTTTGCCGACAAGCGCACGCCTGTGTTCGAGGGCGACTGA
- a CDS encoding bifunctional salicylyl-CoA 5-hydroxylase/oxidoreductase yields MKIACLGGGPAGLYFAISMKLRDPAHEVHVFERNREGDTFGWGVVFSDQTVDNLRANDPVSGETIAQEFTHWNDIDVRIHGESVRSSGHGFIGIGRKRLLAILQDRARALGVVLHFEQEASAELADWADYDLVIAADGANSRIRDRYAEHFDIDIQPRRNKYIWLGTHKVFDAFTFAFEQLEEGWVWAHAYRFDDSLSTFIVEMAPETWAALGLDTMGQDEAIAWSERVFAKHLDGNALMSNAAHLRGSAAWLNFRRIITGRWSYDKIVLLGDAAHTAHFSIGSGTKLALEDAIKLAEVLNRPGLARDEALAEYQAERSVEVLKLQNSARNSTEWFETLDRYLPFAPIQFAYSLLTRSQRVSHENLRLRDKGWLESVERWFQAQAPGGPGNEAAPPMFAPYRLRELTLANRIVVSPMAMYSAVDGTPGDFHLVHYGARAQGGAGLVYTEMTCVSPDARITPGCPGMYAPEHVAAWRRITDFVHANSSAKICLQLGHSGAKGSTRIGWEGMDTPLESGNWPLIAASDVPWSAANQTPRPMTRADMDAVRDAFVASTRMAVDAGFDMVELHAAHGYLLSSFITPLQNKRTDDYGGSRENRLRFPLEVFAAMRAAWPAERPMSVRISATDWMGDQGVTPDEAVLIAQAFHDAGADLIDVSAGQTWAECSPVYGRMFQTPFADQIRNEARVSTMAVGNIFETDHANSILAAGRADLVAVGRPHMIDPMWTLRAAAQHGYRGVAVPPNYAAGMGQLARNLKRAAEQDALLRG; encoded by the coding sequence ATGAAGATCGCATGCCTCGGCGGCGGCCCGGCGGGCCTCTATTTCGCCATCTCGATGAAGCTGCGCGATCCCGCGCACGAGGTCCATGTGTTCGAACGCAACCGTGAGGGCGACACGTTCGGATGGGGCGTGGTCTTCTCCGATCAGACCGTGGACAATCTGCGCGCCAACGACCCGGTCAGCGGCGAGACGATCGCGCAGGAATTCACGCATTGGAACGATATCGACGTCCGCATCCACGGCGAAAGCGTCCGCTCGTCGGGCCACGGCTTTATCGGCATCGGTCGCAAGCGCCTGCTCGCGATCCTGCAGGACCGCGCCCGCGCGCTGGGTGTGGTCCTGCATTTCGAGCAGGAGGCGAGCGCCGAACTGGCGGACTGGGCCGACTATGACCTCGTCATCGCGGCGGACGGCGCGAACAGCCGCATCCGCGATCGCTATGCCGAGCATTTCGACATCGACATCCAGCCGCGCCGCAACAAGTATATCTGGCTGGGCACGCACAAGGTGTTCGACGCCTTCACCTTCGCGTTCGAGCAGCTGGAGGAGGGCTGGGTCTGGGCGCATGCCTATCGCTTCGATGACAGCCTCTCGACCTTCATCGTCGAGATGGCGCCCGAGACCTGGGCTGCGCTGGGGCTCGACACGATGGGCCAGGACGAGGCGATCGCGTGGAGCGAGCGCGTTTTTGCAAAGCATCTGGACGGCAATGCGCTGATGTCCAACGCCGCGCATCTGCGCGGATCGGCGGCGTGGCTCAACTTCCGCCGGATCATCACCGGGCGCTGGTCCTATGACAAGATCGTGCTGCTGGGCGATGCCGCGCATACCGCGCATTTCTCGATCGGCTCGGGCACCAAGCTTGCGCTGGAGGATGCGATCAAGCTTGCCGAAGTGCTCAACCGCCCCGGCCTCGCCCGCGACGAGGCGCTCGCCGAGTACCAGGCCGAGCGCAGCGTCGAGGTGCTCAAGCTCCAGAACAGCGCCCGCAACTCGACTGAGTGGTTCGAGACGCTCGACCGCTATCTGCCCTTCGCGCCGATCCAGTTTGCCTATTCGCTGCTGACCCGCTCGCAGCGCGTCAGCCACGAGAACCTCCGCCTGCGCGACAAGGGCTGGCTGGAGAGCGTCGAGCGCTGGTTCCAGGCGCAGGCGCCCGGCGGGCCGGGCAACGAGGCCGCCCCGCCGATGTTCGCGCCCTATCGGCTTCGCGAGCTGACGCTGGCGAACCGCATCGTCGTATCGCCGATGGCGATGTACAGCGCGGTGGACGGCACGCCGGGCGACTTCCACCTCGTCCATTATGGCGCGCGGGCACAGGGCGGCGCCGGGCTGGTCTATACCGAGATGACCTGTGTTTCGCCCGACGCGCGGATCACCCCGGGATGCCCGGGCATGTACGCGCCCGAGCATGTCGCGGCATGGCGCCGCATCACCGATTTCGTCCACGCGAACAGCAGCGCGAAGATCTGCCTCCAGCTCGGCCATTCGGGGGCCAAGGGATCGACCCGGATCGGGTGGGAGGGGATGGACACGCCGCTGGAGAGCGGCAACTGGCCGCTGATCGCCGCGTCCGACGTGCCGTGGAGCGCCGCGAACCAGACGCCGCGCCCGATGACGCGCGCGGACATGGATGCGGTGCGCGACGCCTTCGTCGCTTCGACCCGGATGGCGGTCGATGCCGGGTTCGACATGGTCGAGCTGCACGCCGCGCATGGTTACCTGTTGTCGAGCTTCATCACCCCGCTCCAGAACAAGCGCACCGACGACTATGGCGGCAGCCGCGAGAACCGGCTGCGCTTCCCGCTGGAGGTGTTCGCGGCGATGCGCGCCGCCTGGCCCGCCGAGCGCCCGATGTCAGTCCGCATCTCCGCCACCGACTGGATGGGGGACCAGGGCGTCACGCCGGACGAGGCAGTGCTGATCGCGCAGGCGTTCCACGATGCGGGCGCCGACCTGATCGACGTGTCCGCCGGGCAGACCTGGGCGGAGTGCAGCCCGGTCTATGGCCGGATGTTCCAGACGCCTTTCGCCGACCAGATCCGCAACGAAGCGCGCGTATCGACGATGGCGGTGGGCAACATCTTCGAGACCGATCACGCCAACTCGATCCTCGCCGCCGGGCGTGCCGATCTGGTCGCGGTGGGCCGCCCGCACATGATCGACCCGATGTGGACGCTGCGCGCCGCCGCCCAGCACGGCTATCGCGGGGTCGCGGTGCCCCCGAACTACGCCGCCGGGATGGGCCAGCTTGCCCGCAACCTCAAGCGCGCCGCCGAGCAGGACGCATTGCTGCGTGGCTGA
- a CDS encoding RidA family protein, with protein MTMRSLLPPGWKRPRGYSNGVSASGRMVFTAGVVGWDETETFVATDLVGQFRQVLVNTLAILAEDGAGPEHIVRMTWYITSRSEYLDGLAGIGEAYRALIGKHFPAMAVVEVVALMEAAAKVEIETIAVVPA; from the coding sequence ATGACGATGCGAAGCCTGCTGCCCCCCGGCTGGAAACGGCCCCGCGGCTATTCCAACGGCGTTTCCGCCAGCGGTCGCATGGTCTTCACCGCCGGCGTCGTCGGCTGGGACGAGACCGAGACGTTTGTCGCGACCGACCTGGTCGGCCAGTTCCGCCAGGTGCTGGTCAACACGCTCGCGATCCTTGCCGAGGACGGCGCCGGGCCTGAGCATATCGTGCGCATGACCTGGTACATTACCAGCCGTTCGGAGTATCTCGACGGGCTCGCCGGCATCGGCGAGGCATATCGCGCATTGATCGGGAAGCATTTTCCGGCGATGGCGGTGGTCGAGGTGGTCGCGCTGATGGAGGCTGCGGCGAAGGTCGAGATCGAGACCATTGCCGTCGTCCCTGCCTGA